In Micromonospora purpureochromogenes, a single window of DNA contains:
- a CDS encoding GNAT family N-acetyltransferase, whose amino-acid sequence MAMGYVRPARPEDAGEIARIQLATWRVAYRRILPRHVLDNLDEAWLARRWSAAVQEPPSGAHRVLVAVEQAEQSYLVGFAASGPADAEALAPGEPADALAEGVAAVTDLLVEPRWGRRGHGSRLLAATVDLWRTDGFDRAVAWAFEGDEATRKFLTSTGWEPDGAARALDVDDMLVPQLRLHVAVPTEPVPTD is encoded by the coding sequence ATGGCCATGGGGTACGTCCGCCCGGCGCGTCCCGAGGACGCCGGCGAGATCGCACGCATCCAGCTCGCGACCTGGCGGGTCGCCTATCGCCGGATCCTGCCCCGGCACGTGCTCGACAACCTCGACGAGGCATGGCTCGCCCGGCGGTGGAGCGCGGCGGTGCAGGAGCCGCCCTCCGGCGCACACCGGGTGCTGGTCGCCGTCGAACAGGCCGAGCAATCCTATCTGGTGGGGTTCGCCGCCTCCGGTCCGGCGGACGCCGAGGCGCTCGCCCCCGGTGAGCCGGCCGACGCGCTGGCCGAGGGCGTGGCGGCGGTGACCGACCTGCTGGTCGAGCCCCGCTGGGGCCGGCGCGGGCACGGCAGCCGGCTGCTCGCGGCCACCGTGGACCTGTGGCGTACCGACGGCTTCGACCGGGCGGTGGCCTGGGCGTTCGAGGGCGACGAGGCGACCCGGAAGTTCCTCACCTCCACCGGCTGGGAGCCGGACGGCGCGGCGCGGGCGCTGGACGTCGACGACATGCTGGTACCCCAGCTCCGGCTGCACGTCGCGGTCCCGACCGAGCCGGTTCCCACCGACTGA